The DNA window CAGCACCCGGCGCTCCACCGCGCGAAGCAGGTCGAACTCGGTCGCGACGGGCGCGGGACTGGCCATGGGTCGTCCTCCTCTTGTGCAGTCGTCGGCGGATACCCCACCATGACCGGGACGGATGAACAACCAACGGCGCGCGGACCGTGCACACTGCACAACCGGCGCGCCGCCGACCGCTGGGGAGCTGAGCACTCTGCCCCACCGCGACCGAGCCGCGCCGGTGGACGGCGTCGACGCCGAAATCCTGCTCGCGCTCACCGAGCACCCGCGCGCCACCACGATCGCGATCGCGGAGGCCGTCGGGATTTCCCGCAACACCGCGCACGCCAGGATCGCGAGCCTCGAGGAACGCGGGGTGCTCGGCTCGTTCGAACGGCGCGTCGACCCCGCCGCCGTCGGCTACCCGCTCACCGCCTTCATCAGCACCCGTGTCGTGCAGCGGCTGCTCGACGAGGTGGCCGCGCACCTCGCCGAAATCCCGGAAGTGCTGCAGGTGCACGGGTTGAGCGGGGCGGCGGACCTGCTGGTGCACGTGGTGGCCGCCGACGCCGACGACCTGTACCGGATCGCGGGCAAGGTGCTCGCGATCCCCGGCGTCGAACGGACCGACACCGCGCTGGTCATGCGCGAGCTGGTCGGGTACCGGATCGCCCCGCTGCTCGAACGGCGACGAGCACCAGGACCCCGGTGACCGCGGCGGCGGCCGCGGAGACCAGGTAGACGTTGTCGAGCCCGCGCGCGGGCGATCCGGCGCCCGTCTGGAAGGCGATGCCCAGCACGGCCACGCCGAGCGTCTGGCCGAGCTGGCGC is part of the Amycolatopsis sp. CA-230715 genome and encodes:
- a CDS encoding Lrp/AsnC family transcriptional regulator, with the protein product MNNQRRADRAHCTTGAPPTAGELSTLPHRDRAAPVDGVDAEILLALTEHPRATTIAIAEAVGISRNTAHARIASLEERGVLGSFERRVDPAAVGYPLTAFISTRVVQRLLDEVAAHLAEIPEVLQVHGLSGAADLLVHVVAADADDLYRIAGKVLAIPGVERTDTALVMRELVGYRIAPLLERRRAPGPR